In Harpia harpyja isolate bHarHar1 chromosome Z, bHarHar1 primary haplotype, whole genome shotgun sequence, a single window of DNA contains:
- the ELOVL7 gene encoding elongation of very long chain fatty acids protein 7 yields the protein MAFSNLTSKAVLLYDEWIKDADPRLEGWPLMSSPFPTTFIIGTYIYFVTSLGPKLMENKKPFELRQIMVFYNFSVVALSLYMTYEFLMSGWATGYSFRCDIVDYSRSPTALRMVRTCWLYYFSKFIELLDTIFFVLRKKNNQVTFLHVFHHSIMPWTWWFGVKFAAGGLGTFHALLNCIVHVVMYTYYGICSLGPAYHKYLWWKKYMTSIQLVQFIMITAHIGQIYIMDDCPYQYPIFMFIIWLYGSMFLVLFLHFWYHAYTKGQRLPKMARNGISKDQ from the exons ATGGCCTTTAGCAACCTGACATCAAAGGCTGTACTACTGTATGATGAATGGATTAAAGATGCTG ATCCAAGACTGGAAGGCTGGCCACTCATGTCTTCACCTTTTCCAACAACCTTTATCATCGGAACCTACATTTATTTTGTCACTTCCTTGGGACCCAAacttatggaaaataaaaaaccgTTTGAACTCAGGCAGATAATGGTGTTTTATAATTTTAGTGTGGTAGCCCTTTCTTTATATATGACTTATGAA TTTCTTATGTCAGGTTGGGCCACAGGGTACTCATTCCGGTGCGATATCGTTGACTACTCGAGGTCACCTACAGCTCTAAGA ATGGTACGAACTTGTTGGCTTTACTACTTTTCCAAGTTCATTGAATTATTAGACACT atattttttgtgCTGCGTAAGAAAAACAACCAAGTTACATTCCTGCATGTCTTTCATCATTCCATCATGCCATGGACCTGGTGGTTTGGAGTCAAATTTGCTGCAG gtGGTTTAGGAACATTTCATGCTTTGCTGAACTGTATTGTCCATGTTGTCATGTACACTTATTATGGAATCTGTTCTTTGGGACCAGCCTATCACAAATATTTGTGGTGGAAAAAATACATGACAAGTATACAACTT GTCCAGTTTATTATGATTACAGCCCATATAGGACAAATCTACATCATGGATGATTGTCCGTACCAGTACCCAATTTTCATGTTTATTATTTGGCTGTATGGCTCTATGTTTTTAGTCTTGTTCCTCCACTTCTGGTACCACGCCTACACCAAGGGACAAAGACTACCAAAGATGGCAAGAAATGGGATCAGCAAAGATCAGTGA